CTCCGCTACTCTAATTCATCTAGTCTTTCTTTTACATTTATATCAATTTTTTTATTTTTTCCAAATAAAGATAGATATTCAGTATTTCCCTTTCCCCCTTTTATAGGAGAAATATCTAAAGCTTCTAGATATAATCCATTTTCATTGGCACTTTTTACAACTTTTTCTATTGAATAAAGATGATATTCCTTATCTCTAACTATACCACCTTTTTCTATCATAAATTTCTCAACTTCAAATTGAGGTTTTATTAAAGCCATTAATTTTGTTTCCTTTTCAAAAAATTCCTTTAAAGCTTTTACTACACTAGTTATAGATATAAATGATATATCCATCACAATATAATCTATTTTTGAAAAATCAATTTCTTCTTTTTTTAATTCATTTATATGTCTATTTTCTATAGAAGTTACTCTTGAATCACTCCTTAATTTCCAATCTAACTGGTTAGTTCCTACATCTACTGCATATACATGTTTCGCTCCATTCATTAAAGCACAATCTGTAAATCCTCCTGTTGAAGCTCCTACATCTAAAATTACTTTATCTTTAAAATCTAAATCAAAAACAGATACAGCTTTTTCCAATTTTAATCCGCCTCTACTTACATATTTGGATTCTTTTCCCTTTATTCTAATATGTAACCCTTTTTCTGTATCTATTTTTATCATAGTTCCAGGTTTTTCTATTTTCAAATCATTTACTAGAACTATTCCTGCCATTACAGCTCTTTTTGCTTGTTCTACATCAGGATAAAAACCATTATTGACTAAAAGTACATCTATTCTTTCTTTCATCAATTTATCTCCTAATTTTTAAATATCTCTTTATCTTTTAATACTGACAAAACTTCATTTTTTAAAATTAATTTTTTAAATCCCTCTTTTTCAACTGATTTTATTAATTTTCCAGTCTCAACAATTCTTCTTGTAAAGAAATCATCTCCTAAAGGAACTTTTTTATTTTTCTTAAAGTAATTTAATAACTGTTTTGTTGAACCAAGTTTTAATTCTTGTTTAGATTTTTTCAATCTATCTTTTATAACTCCTGTTGTACACTTAAATTTTTTGCCAATTTCTATTAGATTTTCTCCTCTTTCAAAACTTTTTAGTATATCGTTTACATCAATAGGATTTATTCTATGATATTTGGCCGAATACATATCAGCCCAATGAACTAATTGAGCTTCTTTAGTGCTAGGAATTACTTTTCCCCATTTTCCATGATGGGATACAACTATATGAATTATATTTTTTCTTACATCTTCTTTTAAATAAAAACCTGTTTTATCCTCTATTTCCCTTAATATATTTTCTGTTTC
This DNA window, taken from Fusobacterium perfoetens ATCC 29250, encodes the following:
- a CDS encoding TlyA family RNA methyltransferase translates to MKERIDVLLVNNGFYPDVEQAKRAVMAGIVLVNDLKIEKPGTMIKIDTEKGLHIRIKGKESKYVSRGGLKLEKAVSVFDLDFKDKVILDVGASTGGFTDCALMNGAKHVYAVDVGTNQLDWKLRSDSRVTSIENRHINELKKEEIDFSKIDYIVMDISFISITSVVKALKEFFEKETKLMALIKPQFEVEKFMIEKGGIVRDKEYHLYSIEKVVKSANENGLYLEALDISPIKGGKGNTEYLSLFGKNKKIDINVKERLDELE
- a CDS encoding HD domain-containing protein, which produces MIEDNKRTIKFLEELLAEEKVLDLENYNDQGVKITAHTYDVFNLSINEIKKVYHNLENAKKQLDLFSVVIGIIIHDLSKGTLRKSEDNISHSQIMLKNPEYIIKETENILREIEDKTGFYLKEDVRKNIIHIVVSHHGKWGKVIPSTKEAQLVHWADMYSAKYHRINPIDVNDILKSFERGENLIEIGKKFKCTTGVIKDRLKKSKQELKLGSTKQLLNYFKKNKKVPLGDDFFTRRIVETGKLIKSVEKEGFKKLILKNEVLSVLKDKEIFKN